Proteins from one Panicum virgatum strain AP13 chromosome 7K, P.virgatum_v5, whole genome shotgun sequence genomic window:
- the LOC120639868 gene encoding zinc finger BED domain-containing protein RICESLEEPER 2-like, whose translation MNAASAISLSVPTDDDDADGDASPQEDGDDVSMASNTSKPTRGRKKLKTGTGIRLSPSKTKIKRGKRAGCWKYFKEIHVQSEKEFGVIMTKAKCRFCHKSYVYHQGGATSQLNRHLSRCTQFLNKLAKAKRQLAQGTLNYVADDGCIVVNPTEYDHEHTRKLIAKMIIVHEYSFRMVEHKWFNILMKWMNSNYESIGRKTIKNECMKVYESEKEQLRKSLREAESICLTTDLWTSNKNVQYMCLVAHYIDSDWVLQCRVLNFLEVDPPHTSLVIAHAVFECLVEWKIEDKVMSITLDNASNNDTATTNLSAKLLTRKNGQFDPKYFHVRCAAHIVNLVVNDGLNQIEGLISDLRNTVKYFKRSPSRLYKFVEVCNDYSIEVGKCLSLDVKTRWNSTYKMFDTCIEYRSAFGYYAQVDQNYAWKPTESEWNIYEKIRPILGEMAGATTAFSGSVYPTANVFYPYILKVKIALLKAKKF comes from the coding sequence ATGAATGCTGCCAGTGCTATATCTTTAAGTGTGCCgacagatgatgatgatgcagaTGGTGATGCAAGTCCGCAGGAGGATGGAGATGATGTTAGCATGGCATCAAATACATCTAAGCCAACTAGAGGACGGAAGAAATTGAAGACTGGGACTGGTATTCGTTTATCGCCTTCTAAGACCAAGATAAAGAGAGGAAAGAGGGCTGGTTGTTGGAAGTATTTCAAGGAGATACATGTTCAATCTGAGAAGGAGTTTGGTGTTATAATGACAAAGGCTAAGTGCAGATTCTGTCATAAGAGTTATGTATACCATCAAGGGGGAGCAACTTCACAGCTGAACCGCCACCTTTCCCGCTGCACACAGTTTCTGAACAAGCTTGCTAAGGCTAAAAGACAACTTGCTCAAGGTACACTCAACTATGTTGCAGATGATGGTTGTATTGTTGTTAATCCTACTGAATATGACCATGAGCACACTAGAAAATTGATTGCAAAGATGATAATTGTCCATGAGTATTCATTTAGGATGGTTGAGCATAAATGGTTTAATATCTTGATGAAGTGGATGAATAGCAACTATGAATCTATTGGTAGGAAGACTATTAAAAATGAATGCATGAAAGTTTATGAATCTGAGAAAGAGCAGCTAAGGAAGAGTCTTAGAGAGGCTGAATCAATCTGTTTGACTACTGATTTGTGGACATCCAATAAAAATGTTCAGTACATGTGTTTGGTGGCACACTACATAGATAGTGATTGGGTTTTGCAATGCCGTGTTCTTAACTTTCTTGAGGTAGATCCTCCGCACACTAGTTTGGTGATAGCTCATGCTGTTTTTGAGTGCTTGGTGGAGTGGAAAATAGAAGATAAGGTTATGTCAATCACCCTTGATAATGCTTCAAATAATGATACTGCTACTACAAATTTGTCAGCCAAGCTGCTTACTAGAAAGAATGGTCAGTTTGATCCCAAATATTTTCATGTTCGATGTGCTGCTCACATAGTCAATTTGGTGGTTAATGATGGTCTAAACCAAATAGAAGGTCTCATAAGTGACCTAAGGAATACTGTGAAATATTTCAAGAGGTCTCCAAGTCGCCTATACAAGTTTGTAGAAGTTTGCAATGATTATTCTATTGAAGTTGGGAAATGTTTGTCTCTTGATGTTAAAACAAGGTGGAACTCAACATATAAAATGTTTGACACTTGCATTGAGTATAGGTCTGCATTTGGTTATTATGCTCAAGTAGATCAGAACTATGCATGGAAACCTACAGAATCTGAATGGAACATATATGAGAAGATTAGACCAATTCTAGGAGAGATGGCTGGAGCAACCACTGCATTTTCAGGATCAGTTTACCCTACTGCTAATGTGTTCTACCCATACATTTTGAAAGTCAAGATTGCATTGTTAAAGGCAAAAAAATTCTAA
- the LOC120639869 gene encoding uncharacterized protein LOC120639869, whose product MAVNPLDLWNRWAIQILLLFSLSLHVLLLPLAGIRRRRASMFLRVPLWLAYHLADTIGIYAIGLLSLSSALRDHRLMPFWAPFLLLHRGGPDSIAAYAFHDNQLWLRHLQVFIVKVLAATYILYKHLPRDDTFLILAALLMWVVGIGKYAERVVAIRGGTMSNIRNSLKKQPIARHHHHFHDWDQGLVKKTINEDEAYLRRAHYMFHICKRATVDSWLEKDPEHNTFEMLRALRKEGSKGMWAFAEMELSLLYDILYTKAAVIHTWPGYFIRFASSAAIAASSLLFHFSGRDDHKVDVAVTYALLAGAFLMEAASLLNALGSSWAYAFLCTTRWSWLQYAALCTGRWDRLRHIVKATKRMVGSNQSGRRWSGEMGQYNMLHYCSRRERAYKPLLGRFAAMLGFEEWWNRKHYSATVDISDSLKQGLFEYIHRLTETGLNSQGVIRKSWGQDALEREDRDLYERIKNERNLGVEFQEGVIIWHIGTDIFLAKSSRDAGDDDTADLVKGIRMLSNYMMFLLIDHPKMLPGLAQNMLYRRTCENLSDRCKNHGHPRTGNVGAVLKEIFRLNDGPTVTELSHINELANAVYKERPKYSHTVPRLCYANEVAKELLDREKDKGSRAVLNLVLDVWMDFLVYAANRCSRESHAKMLSSGGELTSVVWIMTDFLNQEAYARHRD is encoded by the coding sequence ATGGCTGTGAACCCACTGGACCTCTGGAACCGTTGGGCCATCCAGATCCTACTGCTCTTCAGCCTCAGCCTGCATGTCCTCCTCCTACCTCTTGCCGGAATCCGGCGACGCAGGGCCTCCATGTTCCTGAGGGTCCCTCTGTGGCTGGCATACCACCTCGCTGACACGATAGGCATCTATGCAATTGGACTCCTCTCCCTGAGCAGCGCGCTGCGCGACCATCGGCTCATGCCATTCTGGGCACCCTTCCTTCTCCTACACCGCGGCGGCCCGGACAGCATCGCCGCCTACGCGTTCCATGACAACCAGCTCTGGCTGCGCCACCTCCAAGTTTTCATCGTCAAGGTGCTAGCAGCAACGTACATCCTCTACAAGCATCTCCCTCGAGATGACACCTTCCTCATCCTAGCCGCCTTGTTGATGTGGGTGGTCGGCATCGGCAAGTATGCAGAGAGGGTTGTGGCAATCAGGGGCGGTACCATGAGCAACATCCGAAACTCTCTCAAGAAGCAACCAATCGCTAGGCATCATCATCACTTCCATGATTGGGATCAAGGACTAGTGAAGAAAACCATCAACGAAGATGAAGCGTATTTGCGCCGGGCTCATTACATGTTCCACATATGCAAGCGTGCAACGGTGGATTCTTGGCTGGAGAAAGATCCCGAGCACAACACCTTTGAGATGCTCAGGGCTCTTAGGAAGGAAGGCTCCAAGGGCATGTGGGCATTCGCGGAGATGGAGCTCTCCCTGTTGTACGACATCCTCTACACCAAGGCTGCCGTGATCCACACTTGGCCTGGTTACTTCATCCGTTTCGCCTCATCCGCCGCCATTGCTGCCTCGTCTCTGCTCTTCCATTTCAGTGGCAGGGATGATCACAAGGTAGATGTTGCCGTCACGTACGCCTTGCTTGCTGGGGCATTCCTTATGGAGGCAGCATCCCTGCTGAACGCCCTAGGATCCTCATGGGCATATGCATTCTTGTGCACCAcacgatggagctggctccagTACGCAGCCCTATGTACCGGAAGGTGGGACCGGCTTCGACACATTGTCAAGGCTACCAAGAGAATGGTTGGCAGCAACCAGTCAGGTAGGAGGTGGTCCGGCGAAATGGGGCAGTACAACATGTTACACTACTGCAGTCGCCGCGAGAGGGCCTATAAACCCCTTTTGGGCAGATTTGCCGCGATGTTGGGATTCGAGGAGTGGTGGAATAGGAAGCATTACTCTGCAACAGTTGACATTTCTGATAGCCTGAAGCAGGGGTTGTTTGAGTACATACACAGATTAACAGAGACGGGTTTGAATTCACAGGGTGTAATCAGGAAGAGCTGGGGTCAAGACGCACTTGAGAGGGAGGACCGGGACTTGTATGAGCGTATCAAGAATGAAAGAAACCTCGGCGTTGAGTTCCAAGAGGGAGTCATAATATGGCACATCGGCACAGACATCTTCCTAGCCAAAAGCAGCAGAGatgccggcgacgacgacacaGCTGATCTGGTGAAGGGTATAAGGATGCTGTCCAATTACATGATGTTCCTCCTCATTGACCACCCTAAAATGCTCCCTGGCCTTGCCCAGAACATGCTGTACCGGCGAACCTGCGAAAATCTATCAGACAGGTGCAAGAACCATGGCCATCCAAGAACTGGAAATGTTGGTGCAGTGCTCAAGGAAATATTCCGCCTGAATGATGGCCCTACTGTCACTGAACTGAGCCACATAAATGAGCTCGCAAACGCCGTGTACAAGGAGAGGCCGAAATACAGCCACACTGTTCCTCGCCTCTGTTATGCTAATGAAGTTGCTAAAGAACTACTTGACAGAGAGAAGGACAAAGGCAGCAGGGCCGTGTTGAATTTGGTCCTTGATGTCTGGATGGATTTCCTAGTGTACGCAGCCAATCGATGCAGCAGGGAATCCCACGCCAAGATGCTCAGCAGCGGCGGTGAGTTGACGAGCGTTGTCTGGATTATGACAGACTTCCTCAACCAAGAAGCCTACGCTCGTCACAGGGATTGA